Proteins found in one Leguminivora glycinivorella isolate SPB_JAAS2020 chromosome 22, LegGlyc_1.1, whole genome shotgun sequence genomic segment:
- the LOC125237858 gene encoding lipase member H-A-like, translating into MKVCVCIVLVSLCFCVKMDRRAEEGYPKGFMAVCPGSSKPATIPSSQLRHLLFIVQGLGRTRKRYTYWNAKHIAGDPRIDFTRKTLLLAIGYLDSTNFPISSMFANEYEARGYNVILLDNQRFATVHYYLASRLMRPVGKHVSEVLVQLTSSGLDPSRLELLGFSLGGQTVSYIARNYQLATGRNISKITALEPSGPCFRDLNPDDRLDASNADFVEVIHTNIDGYGMAARMGHVDFYINGGEYQPSEITMFPCATTCSHFRVLGIWLSALKHPGKFIGLKCDSIQQARDSECYDRPLETNVLGLNVDRKKHGIFYVSTSKGYPFYLGKNGLLPEYAAWRRLSDINLGNQTEIYT; encoded by the exons GCCCCGGGTCCTCGAAGCCAGCTACCATCCCCAGCAGCCAGCTTCGGCACCTACTCTTCATCGTGCAAGGCCTTGGACGCACCCGCAAGAGATACACCTACTGGAACGCCAAACACATCGCTGGAGATCCTAGGATAGACTTTACCAG GAAGACCCTGCTTCTCGCCATAGGCTACTTGGACAGCACAAACTTCCCCATATCGAGCATGTTCGCCAATGAGTACGAAGCGCGAGGGTACAACGTCATCTTACTAGACAACCAGCGGTTCGCCACTGTGCACTACTACTT GGCCAGTCGCCTCATGCGGCCAGTCGGCAAGCACGTCTCCGAGGTCCTCGTGCAGCTGACCAGCTCCGGCCTTGACCCCTCCCGGCTGGAGCTGCTCGGCTTCAGTCTAGGCGGCCAGACCGTCAGCTACATCGCCAGGAACTACCAGCTCGCCACCGGTCGAAACATCTCCAAAATCACCGCTTTAGAACCCTCAGGACCCTGCTTCAGAGATTTAAACCCTGATGATCGCTTAGACGCCTCCAACGCTGACTTCGTAGAAGTCATCCACACGAATATAGATGGGTACGGAATGGCAGCCAGGATGGGGCATGTGGACTTCTATATCAACGGAGGGGAGTACCAACCTTCGGAGATAACCATGTTCCCTTGCGCGACAACTTGCAGCCACTTCAGGGTGTTAGGAATTTGGTTATCGGCTCTCAAACATCCAGGGAAGTTCATAGGATTAAAATGTGATAGTATCCAACAGGCGAGAGATTCTGAGTGTTATGATAGACCTTTAGAAACGAACGTGTTGGGTTTAAATGTGGATAGGAAGAAACATGGCATTTTCTATGTGTCTACTAGTAAGGGATACCCGTTTTATTTGGGAAAAAACGGGTTGTTACCTGAATATGCTGCTTGGAGGAGACTCAGTGATATCAATTTGGGAAATCAGACTGAGATCTATACTTAG
- the LOC125237965 gene encoding zinc finger protein 771-like isoform X2 yields the protein MMDVMHSCRCCLRCPPDKDLTTPYTHLGKTEIYVDMLKDCFDVQLSLGGRGSCGICSTCVGRLRDASDFKLQVQRSQELQQEAVFVKVEGGPMKTEIADDDVPPDDTVFHDEEPLQEHTAEEMVEDEGHSEALDEEPISNVEVVMDEERGETLDEDPLLKPETSYNTMMPYYSNTAPRGPPSPRTQRLLVEAQCRVGRFLHALRDHPAPVAGLPRYHCHDCGRSCNTKTVLKKHIKRMHDGKTYKCKYCHYNYKFKCVLREHEMTHTGEKPFRCTYCDYKTRLNSNLKSHLRIHTGEKPFKCNQCNYKCTRKTVLTRHIMTHTGEKPFQCRYCQYKCSDQTNLKTHEMAHTGEKPFECNYCDYKCRRKNDLNSHVRRHTGEKPFKCSMCEYSSAHKNSLMGHFKAKHPSEQLT from the exons ATGATGGACGTGATGCATTCATGTCGCTGCTGCCTGCGGTGTCCCCCGGACAAGGATCTGACGACGCCGTACACACatctcggcaaaacggagatTTATGTTGACATGTTGAAAGACTGTTTCGATGTACAG CTATCGCTGGGTGGCCGTGGCTCATGCGGCATCTGCTCTACGTGCGTGGGCCGCCTGCGAGACGCTAGCGACTTCAAGCTGCAAGTGCAGCGCAGCCAGGAGCTGCAACAAGAAGCTGTGTTTGTAaaag TGGAGGGAGGCCCTATGAAGACTGAAATAGCTGATGATGACGTCCCACCTGATGACACCGTGTTTCATG ATGAAGAGCCTTTACAAGAACATACAGCAGAGGAGATGGTCGAAGATGAAGGACATTCAGAAGCTTTGG ACGAAGAGCCCATAAGTAATGTAGAGGTAGTCATGGACGAAGAGAGAGGGGAAACTTTAG ATGAAGATCCTTTACTCAAGCCAGAGACTTCGTATAATACGATGATGCCGTACTACTCAAATACAG CGCCACGCGGCCCGCCGTCCCCGCGCACGCAGCGCCTGCTCGTCGAGGCGCAGTGCCGCGTCGGCCGCTTCCTGCACGCCCTGCGCGACCATCCCGCGCCCGTCGCAGGCCTCCCGCGCTACCACTGCCACGACTGCGGACGCTCCTGCAACACCAAGACCGTCCTCAAGAAACACATCAAGAGAATGCACGACGGAAAAACCTACAAATGCAAATACTGCCACTACAATTATAAATTCAAATGTGTGTTGAGGGAACACGAAATGACTCACACGGGCGAGAAGCCCTTCCGATGCACCTATTGCGACTATAAAACACGACTGAACTCAAATTTAAAGTCGCATCTCAGGATACACACGGGTGAAAAACCATTCAAATGCAATCAGTGCAATTATAAATGCACACGGAAAACTGTGTTAACGAGACACATTATGACCCACACCGGTGAAAAGCCTTTCCAATGCCGCTACTGTCAGTACAAGTGCAGCGATCAAACCAACCTGAAGACTCACGAGATGGCTCACACCGGAGAAAAACCTTTCGAGTGCAACTACTGCGATTATAAGTGCCGTCGTAAGAATGATTTGAATAGTCACGTGAGGAGGCATACGGGAGAGAAACCGTTTAAATGCAGTATGTGCGAGTACAGTTCGGCGCATAAGAATAGCTTGATGGGGCACTTTAAAGCGAAACATCCCAGTGAACAACTTACGTAA
- the LOC125237967 gene encoding uncharacterized protein LOC125237967 isoform X2, whose amino-acid sequence MSSAHFGILPTFDHHSQTWKTFKSRLLQWFVANKVNDTTDAGGEQRRAILLSTLIDGTYKLAADLALPKKIEEVPYEDVLKLLEDHFVPKVFGFSERYKFYSAVQQSGETHTQWAARLRGLSAECDFTNVEEVLRDRFMMGMLPGRERDKVFTQDLKELTLTKAVELANAVRCAREVSAGAGQVASTSDQLFKITGETKDTVREKCAVCGYSNHKTAECRFSNYRCKKCRGKGHLKRMCKTVKCIMANDVSEGDDE is encoded by the exons ATGTCTAGTGCGCATTTTGGAATTTTGCCTACGTTTGATCACCATTCGCAAACATGGAAAACGTTTAAATCGCGCTTATTGCAATGGTTTGTGGCAAATAAAGTAAATGACACTACGGACGCGGGAGGAGAACAAAGGCGAGCGATATTACTTAGCACACTCATTGACGGTACTTATAAACTCGCAGCGGATTTAGCGTTGCCTAAGAAGATAGAAGAAGTACCATATGAAGATGTTTTAAAGCTGCTGGAAGACCATTTTGTTCCAAAGGTGTTTGGTTTTAGTGAGCGGTACAAATTTTATTCGGCCGTTCAACAAAGTGGAGAAACACATACCCAATGGGCGGCAAGGCTACGTGGTTTGTCAGCGGAATGCGACTTCACAAATGTAGAGGAAGTTCTTCGCGACAGATTTATGATGGGCATGCTGCCGGGACGGGAACGGGACAAGGTTTTCACGCAGGATCTCAAGGAGCTGACGCTCACTAAGGCGGTGGAGTTGGCTAACGCGGTACGCTGCGCGCGGGAGGTGTCGGCGGGGGCGGGACAGGTGGCTTCGACGAGCGACCAGCTGTTCAAGATCACCGGCGAGACCAAGGATACGGTCCGTGAAAAATGTGCAGTGTGCGGTTATTCAAACCATAAAACGGCCGAATGTCGGTTTtctaattatcgttgcaaaaagTGCCGCGGTAAAGGCCATTTAAAAAGAATGTGCAAAACGGTAAAGTGCATTATGGCGAATGACGTGAGCGAGGGAGACGACG AGTAA
- the LOC125237967 gene encoding uncharacterized protein LOC125237967 isoform X1, producing the protein MSSAHFGILPTFDHHSQTWKTFKSRLLQWFVANKVNDTTDAGGEQRRAILLSTLIDGTYKLAADLALPKKIEEVPYEDVLKLLEDHFVPKVFGFSERYKFYSAVQQSGETHTQWAARLRGLSAECDFTNVEEVLRDRFMMGMLPGRERDKVFTQDLKELTLTKAVELANAVRCAREVSAGAGQVASTSDQLFKITGETKDTVREKCAVCGYSNHKTAECRFSNYRCKKCRGKGHLKRMCKTVKCIMANDVSEGDDVFTE; encoded by the exons ATGTCTAGTGCGCATTTTGGAATTTTGCCTACGTTTGATCACCATTCGCAAACATGGAAAACGTTTAAATCGCGCTTATTGCAATGGTTTGTGGCAAATAAAGTAAATGACACTACGGACGCGGGAGGAGAACAAAGGCGAGCGATATTACTTAGCACACTCATTGACGGTACTTATAAACTCGCAGCGGATTTAGCGTTGCCTAAGAAGATAGAAGAAGTACCATATGAAGATGTTTTAAAGCTGCTGGAAGACCATTTTGTTCCAAAGGTGTTTGGTTTTAGTGAGCGGTACAAATTTTATTCGGCCGTTCAACAAAGTGGAGAAACACATACCCAATGGGCGGCAAGGCTACGTGGTTTGTCAGCGGAATGCGACTTCACAAATGTAGAGGAAGTTCTTCGCGACAGATTTATGATGGGCATGCTGCCGGGACGGGAACGGGACAAGGTTTTCACGCAGGATCTCAAGGAGCTGACGCTCACTAAGGCGGTGGAGTTGGCTAACGCGGTACGCTGCGCGCGGGAGGTGTCGGCGGGGGCGGGACAGGTGGCTTCGACGAGCGACCAGCTGTTCAAGATCACCGGCGAGACCAAGGATACGGTCCGTGAAAAATGTGCAGTGTGCGGTTATTCAAACCATAAAACGGCCGAATGTCGGTTTtctaattatcgttgcaaaaagTGCCGCGGTAAAGGCCATTTAAAAAGAATGTGCAAAACGGTAAAGTGCATTATGGCGAATGACGTGAGCGAGGGAGACGACG TGTTTACAGAGTAA
- the LOC125237965 gene encoding zinc finger protein OZF-like isoform X1: MMDVMHSCRCCLRCPPDKDLTTPYTHLGKTEIYVDMLKDCFDVQLSLGGRGSCGICSTCVGRLRDASDFKLQVQRSQELQQEAVFVKVEGGPMKTEIADDDVPPDDTVFHDEEPLQEHTAEEMVEDEGHSEALDEEPISNVEVVMDEERGETLDEDPLLKPETSYNTMMPYYSNTVSDSVPAHAREPAYIRPVKLERLRGDQHTTLHSDKSYAREHCTNISQACDFCSSIFQTKLMLLEHKKNDHGVINFMCAECEYIAANKKMLLRHLKKHTAIEIWNCSHCSYTSRLKRNYCEHLKIHAGEKSYSCNICDYKCYRKQELQRHQLTHTGEKPYACSYCDYKCRDKCNLRRHEMKHTQMKPFQCSQCDYKCNRKESLQTHQKTHTGEKPFSCKDCDFKCSNKTNLRRHQLRHLTKKPFQCSHCDYECIQKRRLREHQRVHTGEKLSKNYNCSHCDYKCSKKTNLIIHQRIHTGEKPFKCSHCDYKCCDKASLLRHTMRHTGEKPYACNQCEYRCRRNDLLLKHQKIHLP; the protein is encoded by the exons ATGATGGACGTGATGCATTCATGTCGCTGCTGCCTGCGGTGTCCCCCGGACAAGGATCTGACGACGCCGTACACACatctcggcaaaacggagatTTATGTTGACATGTTGAAAGACTGTTTCGATGTACAG CTATCGCTGGGTGGCCGTGGCTCATGCGGCATCTGCTCTACGTGCGTGGGCCGCCTGCGAGACGCTAGCGACTTCAAGCTGCAAGTGCAGCGCAGCCAGGAGCTGCAACAAGAAGCTGTGTTTGTAaaag TGGAGGGAGGCCCTATGAAGACTGAAATAGCTGATGATGACGTCCCACCTGATGACACCGTGTTTCATG ATGAAGAGCCTTTACAAGAACATACAGCAGAGGAGATGGTCGAAGATGAAGGACATTCAGAAGCTTTGG ACGAAGAGCCCATAAGTAATGTAGAGGTAGTCATGGACGAAGAGAGAGGGGAAACTTTAG ATGAAGATCCTTTACTCAAGCCAGAGACTTCGTATAATACGATGATGCCGTACTACTCAAATACAG TTTCGGACTCCGTACCTGCCCACGCCAGAGAGCCTGCATACATTCGTCCAGTCAAGCTCGAGCGGCTCCGCGGCGATCAACACACAACTCTTCACAGTGACAAATCATACGCCCGCGAACACTGCACCAACATTTCCCAGGCTTGTGATTTTTGTAGTTCTATATTCCAAACCAAATTGATGTTATTGGAGCACAAGAAAAACGATCATGGTGTTATAAATTTCATGTGCGCCGAATGCGAATACATAGCAGCTAATAAGAAAATGTTGCTAAGGCATTTGAAGAAACACACAGCTATTGAAATTTGGAACTGTAGTCACTGCAGTTACACAAGTCGACTTAAACGTAATTATTGTGAACATTTAAAAATACACGCCGGTGAAAAATCTTACAGCTGCAACATATGTGACTATAAATGTTATAGGAAACAAGAACTACAACGTCATCAGTTGACACACACAGGTGAAAAGCCTTACGCATGTAGCTACTGTGACTACAAGTGCAGAGATAAATGTAACCTACGACGCCACGAGATGAAACATACTCAGATGAAACCTTTTCAATGCAGCCAATGCGATTACAAATGCAATCGCAAAGAGAGCTTGCAAACACACCAGAAGACTCATACTGGTGAAAAACCGTTTAGCTGTAAAGACTGTGATTTCAAATGCAGTAACAAAACGAACCTACGGCGCCATCAGTTAAGACATTTAACGAAAAAACCTTTTCAATGTAGCCACTGCGATTACGAATGCATTCAGAAACGACGGCTACGTGAACACCAAAGGGTTCACACAGGTGAGAAACTTAGCAAGAACTACAATTGCAGTCATTGTGACTACAAGTGTAGTAAGAAAACAAACTTAATTATACACCAAAGGATACACACAGGTGAAAAACCTTTTAAATGTAGCCACTGCGACTACAAGTGCTGTGATAAAGCGAGTTTGCTTCGGCACACGATGAGACACACCGGTGAGAAACCGTACGCGTGTAATCAATGCGAGTACAGGTGTAGACGAAACGACTTATTACTAAAGCACCAAAAGATACATTTGCCGTAA